The following proteins come from a genomic window of Pseudomonas putida:
- a CDS encoding FAD-dependent oxidoreductase: MQTAFPHLFEPLQIRGKRLKNRIMSTGHDTCLPTDNLVNDKLIAYQRDRAAGGVGLIVLQVAGVHDSARYTSHVLMATDDACIDGYRQLAEACHAHGTVVLSQLFHPGREIMESADGLLAVAYSASAVPNERFRVMPRALDQAMIDEIVQGYASAARRLHQAGLDGVEVVASHGYLPAQFLNPRVNVRSDGYNGDLDQRLRFLREVLAAVRAATDEQFIIGLRISADERDSQGLSEDESLAAAVALQGQLDYLHVVAGTSASLGGAVHIVPPMAIEPAYLAREAGTFKRQLAIPLFVTGRINQPQEAELILARGQADVCGMTRALICDPLMPVKTKRGQVEDVRACIACNQACIGHFHRGLPISCIQHPETGRELQYGHLTPTSSPKRIMVAGGGPAGMKAAAVAAARGHQVTLYEAGPQLGGQVLLAQLLPRRSEFGGASTNLQREMALAGVQVVRNTRVDRALVERERPDLVIAATGAIPYWPAFERTGELQIVDAWQVLRNEAKPGRSVLVIDWRCDWIGPGIAERLVREGHQVQLAVNGTHCGESLPLYVRDQLAGELHRLGIPVTPYARLYGCDDNTVYLQHTASGDPMIFEDIDTLVLCMGHQPQDRLATELAGVVDVRRIGDCLAPRTAEEAIHDGLTVAWAL, translated from the coding sequence ATGCAGACCGCCTTCCCTCATCTGTTCGAGCCCTTGCAGATTCGCGGCAAACGTTTGAAGAACCGCATCATGTCCACCGGGCACGACACCTGCCTACCCACCGACAACCTGGTCAACGACAAACTGATCGCCTACCAGCGCGACCGTGCTGCCGGTGGCGTCGGCTTGATCGTGCTGCAGGTCGCCGGGGTGCACGACAGTGCCCGTTACACCTCGCATGTGCTAATGGCCACTGACGATGCCTGCATCGACGGCTACCGCCAGCTTGCCGAGGCCTGCCATGCGCACGGCACCGTGGTGCTGTCGCAACTGTTTCACCCCGGGCGGGAGATCATGGAGTCGGCAGACGGCCTGTTGGCGGTAGCCTACTCGGCCTCTGCGGTGCCCAATGAGCGCTTCCGGGTGATGCCGCGCGCGCTGGACCAGGCAATGATCGACGAAATCGTCCAGGGCTACGCCAGCGCCGCCCGCCGCCTGCACCAGGCCGGGCTGGATGGCGTCGAGGTGGTGGCCAGTCATGGCTACCTGCCCGCGCAGTTTCTCAACCCGCGGGTAAACGTACGCAGTGATGGCTACAACGGCGATCTGGATCAGCGCCTGAGGTTCTTGCGCGAAGTGCTGGCCGCGGTACGTGCCGCCACCGATGAGCAGTTCATCATTGGCCTGCGCATCAGCGCTGACGAGCGTGACAGCCAAGGCCTGAGCGAAGACGAGTCACTGGCTGCTGCCGTGGCCTTGCAGGGCCAGCTCGACTACCTGCATGTCGTCGCCGGCACCTCGGCCTCGCTGGGTGGCGCGGTCCATATCGTCCCGCCAATGGCTATCGAACCCGCGTACCTGGCCCGCGAGGCTGGCACCTTCAAGCGACAGCTGGCTATCCCCCTGTTCGTCACCGGGCGCATCAACCAGCCTCAGGAAGCCGAGCTGATCCTGGCTCGCGGCCAGGCTGATGTGTGCGGCATGACCCGAGCGCTGATCTGCGACCCGTTGATGCCAGTCAAAACCAAACGCGGCCAGGTCGAAGACGTGCGCGCCTGCATCGCCTGCAACCAGGCATGCATCGGCCATTTCCATCGTGGCTTGCCCATTTCCTGCATCCAGCACCCGGAAACCGGCCGAGAGTTACAGTACGGGCACCTTACGCCCACTTCCTCACCCAAGCGCATAATGGTCGCCGGCGGTGGGCCTGCAGGCATGAAGGCCGCGGCCGTGGCCGCTGCGCGCGGGCACCAGGTCACTCTGTACGAGGCGGGTCCGCAGCTCGGTGGGCAGGTGCTGCTCGCCCAGCTGCTGCCACGGCGCAGCGAGTTCGGGGGTGCCAGCACCAACCTGCAACGGGAAATGGCCTTGGCGGGGGTACAAGTGGTGCGCAACACCCGGGTCGACCGCGCACTGGTCGAACGTGAGCGCCCTGATCTGGTCATCGCTGCTACCGGCGCCATCCCCTACTGGCCTGCGTTCGAGCGTACCGGCGAACTTCAGATAGTGGACGCCTGGCAAGTGTTGCGCAACGAGGCGAAACCCGGGCGTTCGGTGCTGGTGATCGACTGGCGCTGTGACTGGATCGGCCCCGGTATCGCCGAACGCCTGGTGCGCGAAGGCCATCAGGTTCAGTTGGCGGTCAACGGCACTCATTGCGGCGAGAGCCTGCCGCTTTATGTACGTGACCAACTGGCCGGCGAGCTGCATCGCCTGGGTATCCCTGTCACCCCATACGCACGCCTTTATGGCTGCGACGACAACACGGTATACCTGCAGCACACCGCCAGCGGCGATCCGATGATCTTCGAAGATATCGACACCCTGGTGCTGTGCATGGGGCATCAACCTCAAGACCGCCTGGCCACTGAACTGGCAGGTGTGGTGGACGTGCGGCGGATTGGCGACTGCCTGGCGCCGCGCACGGCCGAAGAAGCGATTCACGATGGTCTGACGGTTGCCTGGGCACTCTGA
- a CDS encoding extracellular solute-binding protein, whose protein sequence is MQLFPGVTGLCAALLALGLGNAQAAQQMVVVGYGGAGQKAQDEAIFKPFIAQDGSQLIQGEYNGEMARIQVMADTGHVDWDVVQIEGPDLMRGCDEGIYEHLDWQRLGHAAELIPEAAQDCGSAALVWSVAIAYDRNKLAQAPASWADFWDINKYPGKRGLRKRAVYNLEFALLADGVKVEDVYRVLSTPAGVERAFAKLSELKPHIQWWDAGAQPAQWLAAGDVVMTSTYSGRIAVAAQQGSPLAVVWPGSLYGMDYWAIIKGSRHVDQAKRLIAYANQPDTQVRYVQQIPYGPTNTQAAARLDPALANWVPTSPQNLQGALAMNVEFWVDHGEELEQRFNAWASK, encoded by the coding sequence ATGCAGCTATTTCCAGGAGTGACCGGCCTTTGTGCAGCCTTGCTGGCCCTCGGCCTGGGCAATGCGCAAGCTGCGCAGCAGATGGTCGTGGTCGGTTATGGCGGCGCGGGCCAGAAGGCCCAGGATGAGGCAATTTTCAAGCCCTTCATTGCCCAGGACGGCAGCCAGCTGATCCAGGGTGAATACAACGGCGAAATGGCACGGATCCAGGTCATGGCTGACACCGGCCACGTCGATTGGGACGTGGTGCAGATCGAAGGGCCTGACTTGATGCGCGGCTGCGACGAGGGGATATACGAGCACCTGGACTGGCAGCGCCTGGGCCATGCAGCCGAACTGATCCCGGAAGCCGCACAGGATTGTGGTTCGGCCGCGCTGGTCTGGAGCGTGGCTATTGCCTATGACCGCAACAAGCTGGCCCAGGCGCCGGCCTCGTGGGCCGATTTCTGGGACATCAACAAGTACCCAGGCAAGCGCGGCCTGCGCAAGCGTGCGGTGTACAACCTGGAATTCGCGCTGTTGGCTGACGGGGTCAAGGTCGAGGACGTTTACCGCGTGCTGTCCACGCCGGCGGGTGTCGAGCGGGCCTTCGCCAAACTCAGCGAACTCAAGCCCCATATCCAGTGGTGGGACGCCGGCGCTCAACCCGCGCAATGGCTGGCAGCCGGCGACGTGGTGATGACCTCCACCTACAGCGGACGAATTGCGGTGGCGGCGCAGCAGGGCAGCCCGTTGGCTGTGGTATGGCCTGGCAGCCTGTACGGTATGGACTATTGGGCGATCATCAAAGGCTCGCGGCATGTCGACCAGGCCAAGCGGCTGATTGCCTATGCCAATCAGCCGGATACCCAGGTGCGGTATGTGCAGCAGATACCCTATGGGCCGACCAATACCCAGGCCGCAGCCAGGCTTGACCCGGCGCTGGCCAACTGGGTACCCACTTCGCCACAGAACCTGCAAGGGGCGCTGGCCATGAACGTGGAATTCTGGGTCGATCATGGCGAAGAACTGGAGCAGCGCTTCAACGCCTGGGCCAGCAAATAG
- a CDS encoding class II aldolase/adducin family protein has translation MTATEQSLRRELAACYRLIAHFRMSDLIFTHISLRLPGPEHHFLINPYGLLFDEITASSLVKIDLQGRPVGAARHPVNPAGFVIHSAIHAAREDARCVLHTHTRAGCAVAALECGLLPINQMSMEFYGNVAYHGYEGIALDMDEQQRLVADLGNKPVMILRNHGLLTTGRSVAEAFLRMYYLEKACEIQLAAQSAGQLILPSTEVCRHTERQFNAPGRGLKQGELTDPDALQLAWAALLRMLEKVAPGYQD, from the coding sequence ATGACTGCAACGGAACAAAGCCTGCGTCGGGAGCTGGCTGCCTGCTACCGGCTGATCGCGCATTTTCGCATGAGCGATCTGATCTTCACGCATATCTCCCTGCGTCTGCCTGGGCCGGAGCACCATTTCCTGATCAACCCTTATGGCCTGCTCTTCGATGAGATTACAGCTTCCAGTCTGGTGAAGATCGACCTGCAAGGGCGGCCGGTGGGCGCTGCCCGTCATCCAGTCAACCCGGCCGGGTTCGTCATTCACAGTGCCATTCACGCTGCCCGCGAGGATGCCCGGTGCGTGCTGCACACCCACACCCGAGCAGGTTGCGCGGTGGCCGCACTGGAGTGTGGCTTGCTGCCGATCAACCAGATGTCCATGGAGTTTTACGGCAATGTGGCTTACCACGGCTACGAGGGCATTGCGCTGGACATGGATGAACAGCAACGGCTGGTGGCTGACCTGGGCAACAAGCCGGTGATGATTCTGCGCAACCATGGGCTGTTGACCACGGGACGCAGTGTGGCTGAAGCCTTCCTGCGCATGTACTACCTGGAAAAGGCTTGCGAGATCCAATTGGCGGCGCAGAGTGCTGGGCAACTGATATTGCCGTCGACTGAAGTGTGCAGGCATACCGAGCGGCAGTTCAACGCGCCGGGGAGAGGCTTGAAGCAGGGGGAACTGACCGACCCGGATGCGCTGCAATTGGCGTGGGCGGCATTGTTGCGAATGCTGGAAAAGGTGGCACCTGGTTATCAGGATTGA
- a CDS encoding EamA family transporter has product MPLKDLLIALVVIVAWGVNFVVIKVGLDGLPPMLLGALRFLLVAFPAILLVRRPKLPWRWLIAYGATISLGQFAFLFQAMYSGMPPGLASLILQSQAFFTLGFAALFLGERLRLASVLGLLVAAGGLALIGSEDGGHVPMLALVLTLCGGAMWGLGNIITRRFGSVDLVALVIWGGLIPPLPFLALSWWLEGPDRIGHALANISWSSVLALAYLAFVATMLGYSLWSKLLSRHPAGKVAPFSLLVPVIGLSSSALLLGERLTATQGWGALLVMAGLLVNVFGARIGQRLRAANA; this is encoded by the coding sequence ATGCCACTCAAGGACCTGCTTATCGCCCTGGTGGTGATTGTCGCCTGGGGAGTCAACTTTGTGGTCATCAAGGTTGGCCTCGACGGGCTGCCGCCGATGCTGCTGGGGGCATTGCGTTTCTTGCTGGTGGCGTTCCCGGCGATCTTGCTGGTCAGACGGCCCAAACTGCCATGGCGCTGGCTGATCGCTTACGGTGCGACCATTTCACTGGGCCAGTTCGCGTTCCTGTTTCAGGCCATGTACAGCGGCATGCCGCCAGGGTTGGCTTCGTTGATCCTGCAGTCGCAAGCTTTCTTCACCCTCGGTTTTGCTGCGTTGTTTCTCGGTGAGCGGCTGCGCCTGGCCAGCGTGCTGGGGCTGCTGGTGGCGGCCGGCGGCCTGGCACTGATCGGCAGCGAAGACGGCGGCCATGTGCCCATGCTGGCGTTGGTGCTGACCCTGTGTGGCGGTGCAATGTGGGGCCTGGGGAACATCATTACCCGGCGGTTCGGCTCGGTCGACCTGGTCGCGTTGGTGATCTGGGGTGGGCTGATACCGCCACTGCCATTCCTGGCACTGTCCTGGTGGCTGGAAGGCCCCGACCGCATTGGCCATGCCTTGGCCAATATCAGTTGGAGTTCGGTGCTGGCCCTGGCGTATCTGGCCTTTGTGGCCACCATGCTCGGCTACAGCCTGTGGAGCAAGTTGCTGTCGCGTCACCCGGCAGGCAAGGTGGCGCCGTTCTCGCTGCTGGTACCGGTGATTGGCCTGAGTTCGTCGGCTTTGCTGCTGGGAGAGCGCCTGACCGCCACTCAGGGCTGGGGCGCATTGCTGGTGATGGCCGGGCTGCTGGTGAATGTATTCGGTGCGCGCATCGGTCAGCGCTTGCGAGCTGCCAACGCGTAG
- a CDS encoding heavy metal-binding domain-containing protein produces the protein MIISTTSQLEGRPIAEYLGVVSSESVQGINFVRDFFTRFRDFFGGRSQTLESALREAREQATEELKARARQLQADAVVGVDFEISMPSVQGGMVVVFATGTAVRLR, from the coding sequence ATGATCATTTCCACCACCAGCCAGCTCGAAGGCCGCCCGATTGCCGAATACCTGGGCGTGGTCAGTTCCGAATCGGTGCAGGGCATCAACTTCGTGCGCGATTTCTTTACACGGTTTCGCGACTTCTTCGGCGGTCGTTCGCAAACCCTGGAAAGCGCGTTGCGCGAGGCCCGGGAGCAGGCCACTGAAGAACTCAAGGCCCGGGCACGACAGTTGCAAGCCGATGCGGTAGTGGGGGTGGACTTTGAGATCAGCATGCCGTCGGTACAGGGTGGCATGGTCGTGGTATTTGCTACCGGCACAGCAGTACGCCTGAGGTAA
- the ampC gene encoding class C beta-lactamase gives MFRPRLAVLAAAITLAFGHTSAQADDQLQAKVDQIIRPLMQEQGITGMAVAIYARDHAHYFSYGVASKADNVPVSRDTLFEIGSLSKTYTATLAALASAEGKLDLQAPAKRYHPALAGAPIGDATVLELGAYSADCLPLQFPESVQTPQQVVDFFRHWQPRAKPGTQRCYSNPSLGLFGDLAARAQHQPFSTLMNEGLLTKMGLKNTYLQVPASAQGLYAQGYDAADKPVRMGPGPYADEAYGIKTSASDLLRYVRLHMQPQGLPPALVKATAITQQGYFQVGAMTQGLGWERYPYPVTLRTLIDGNSSLLIREPQATTRLQPALPALPAAWYNKTGSTNGFGAYAAFVPAEQLAVVLLANRNYPNQARVQAAFDILSGL, from the coding sequence ATGTTCCGCCCACGTCTGGCTGTACTTGCAGCCGCCATCACCCTCGCTTTTGGCCATACCAGCGCCCAGGCCGACGACCAGTTACAGGCCAAGGTCGACCAGATCATCCGCCCGCTCATGCAGGAACAAGGCATCACCGGCATGGCTGTGGCCATCTATGCACGCGACCACGCGCATTACTTCAGCTACGGCGTGGCCAGCAAGGCCGACAACGTACCGGTGAGCCGCGATACGCTGTTCGAGATTGGTTCGCTGAGCAAGACCTACACTGCCACACTGGCCGCGCTTGCCAGCGCCGAGGGCAAGCTTGACCTCCAGGCCCCGGCCAAGCGCTACCACCCGGCACTGGCCGGCGCCCCCATCGGCGACGCAACGGTGCTGGAACTGGGCGCCTATAGCGCCGACTGCCTGCCACTGCAGTTCCCCGAATCTGTGCAAACGCCGCAACAGGTAGTCGATTTCTTCCGCCACTGGCAACCTCGCGCCAAACCCGGCACCCAGCGCTGCTACTCGAACCCCAGCCTGGGCTTGTTCGGTGACCTTGCCGCCCGTGCGCAGCACCAACCGTTTTCCACGCTGATGAATGAGGGCCTGCTGACGAAGATGGGCCTGAAAAATACCTACCTTCAGGTTCCGGCCAGCGCCCAGGGCCTTTATGCCCAAGGGTATGACGCCGCCGACAAGCCGGTGCGCATGGGTCCGGGCCCTTACGCCGACGAGGCCTACGGCATCAAAACCAGCGCCAGCGACCTGCTGCGCTATGTGCGCCTGCACATGCAGCCGCAGGGCCTGCCGCCGGCCTTGGTGAAAGCCACCGCCATTACCCAGCAAGGCTATTTCCAGGTCGGCGCCATGACGCAAGGCCTGGGCTGGGAACGCTACCCCTACCCGGTCACGCTGCGCACACTGATCGATGGCAACAGCTCGCTGCTGATCCGTGAACCGCAGGCAACCACTCGCTTGCAGCCGGCCCTGCCCGCGCTACCGGCAGCCTGGTACAACAAGACTGGTTCCACCAATGGCTTCGGCGCGTATGCCGCGTTTGTACCCGCAGAACAGCTGGCAGTCGTGTTGCTGGCCAATCGGAATTACCCCAACCAAGCGCGGGTGCAAGCCGCCTTCGACATCCTTTCCGGCTTGTGA
- a CDS encoding bile acid:sodium symporter, with protein sequence MDTVMKYLRMLFDNFTLALLGVVLIATVLPCSGDGAVYFGWLTNLAIGLLFFLHGAKLSREAIITGAGHWRLHLLVFSCTFVLFPLLGLAFKPLFVPLVGNELYLGILYLCALPATVQSAIAFTSLARGNVPAAICSAAASSLLGIFLTPLLVMLLLGASGDTGSGLDAVLKITLQLLVPFVAGQIARRWIGAWVKRNARWLKVVDQGSILLVVYTAFSEAVVTGLWHTVSPQHLAGLFVVCAILLAVVLFGTRMLGKALGFDLEDRITILFAGSKKSLATGVPMAQVLFVGSGIGAMILPLMLFHQIQLMVCAVLAQRYASRDQAVEASAVS encoded by the coding sequence ATGGATACAGTGATGAAGTATTTGCGCATGTTATTTGACAATTTCACCCTGGCCTTGCTCGGTGTGGTACTCATCGCCACCGTGCTGCCTTGCTCGGGCGATGGCGCGGTATATTTCGGCTGGCTGACCAACCTGGCCATTGGCCTGTTGTTCTTCCTGCATGGCGCCAAACTGTCGCGTGAAGCCATCATTACCGGTGCCGGGCACTGGCGCCTGCACCTACTGGTGTTCTCCTGTACTTTCGTATTGTTCCCACTGCTGGGCCTGGCGTTCAAACCTCTGTTCGTACCGCTGGTGGGTAACGAGCTTTACCTTGGCATCCTGTACCTGTGTGCCTTGCCTGCCACCGTGCAGTCGGCCATTGCCTTTACTTCGCTGGCCCGCGGTAACGTGCCAGCGGCCATCTGCAGCGCGGCGGCCTCCAGCCTGCTGGGTATCTTCCTCACACCGTTGCTGGTGATGTTGTTGCTGGGTGCCAGTGGTGATACGGGGTCCGGTCTGGATGCGGTATTGAAGATCACTTTGCAGCTGCTGGTGCCGTTCGTTGCCGGGCAGATCGCGCGGCGCTGGATCGGTGCCTGGGTCAAGCGCAATGCGCGCTGGCTCAAGGTGGTGGACCAGGGTTCGATCCTGCTGGTGGTGTACACCGCCTTCAGTGAGGCCGTGGTTACCGGGCTGTGGCACACCGTATCGCCGCAGCACCTGGCGGGGTTGTTCGTGGTGTGCGCAATTCTGCTGGCAGTGGTGCTGTTTGGCACACGCATGCTTGGCAAGGCGCTGGGCTTCGACCTTGAGGATCGCATCACCATCCTGTTTGCCGGCTCCAAGAAAAGCCTGGCCACGGGGGTGCCCATGGCCCAGGTGTTGTTCGTGGGCAGTGGCATTGGCGCGATGATCTTGCCGCTAATGCTGTTCCACCAGATACAGCTGATGGTGTGTGCTGTGCTGGCGCAGCGCTATGCCAGCCGTGACCAGGCGGTGGAAGCCTCGGCGGTGTCCTGA
- a CDS encoding DUF4157 domain-containing protein codes for MRRISALLGLLLALPAHAEQACPPGQYQVCLMGCFCAPIDPGQAGQILKDVEVMASSSLTYALRQARDEATASGVQPIPLHIRAQLEPWYDFAVLDAARFRVGDEQQMSAANALLQNPDVNAVTLIDTIIFRRAADAEDNVALWAHELKHVQQYQELGVEEFARRYTRNFDDLEGPAYKIEAEVGKALRERRSGQAR; via the coding sequence ATGAGGCGGATTAGTGCGCTGCTGGGGTTGCTGCTGGCCCTGCCAGCGCATGCCGAACAGGCCTGCCCGCCCGGGCAGTATCAGGTGTGCCTGATGGGCTGTTTCTGCGCCCCGATCGACCCAGGCCAGGCCGGGCAGATCCTCAAGGATGTGGAGGTCATGGCCTCGTCCAGCCTGACCTACGCCTTGCGCCAGGCCCGTGACGAAGCCACGGCCAGCGGTGTGCAGCCGATTCCGTTGCATATCCGGGCGCAGCTTGAACCTTGGTATGACTTTGCCGTGCTCGACGCGGCGCGCTTTCGGGTGGGGGATGAGCAACAAATGAGCGCAGCCAATGCGCTATTGCAGAACCCCGATGTGAACGCCGTTACACTGATCGACACGATCATCTTCCGCCGGGCCGCCGATGCCGAGGACAACGTTGCCTTGTGGGCGCACGAGCTCAAGCATGTGCAGCAGTATCAGGAACTGGGCGTGGAGGAGTTTGCCCGACGCTATACGCGCAACTTCGACGACCTGGAGGGGCCGGCCTACAAGATCGAGGCCGAAGTCGGCAAGGCGCTGCGCGAGCGTCGTTCAGGCCAGGCCCGCTGA
- a CDS encoding TetR family transcriptional regulator translates to MRYSNEHKQQTRERLLASSGALAKRGGFASTGVAGLMKAIGLTGGAFYNHFPSKDDLFTEVVRQELSNSPLIRLACQGANRERLGRCLQQYLSLAHLRNAEGGCPLPPLGVEIARADTPVREVAEHWLVELHQAWSTTLEDEQLAWVLISQCVGALLVGRMLASESVQAQVLGASRQFVEQALHEAD, encoded by the coding sequence ATGCGCTATTCCAACGAACACAAACAGCAAACCCGCGAACGGCTGCTGGCCAGCAGCGGCGCGCTGGCCAAGCGCGGGGGGTTTGCCAGTACCGGCGTGGCCGGGCTGATGAAAGCGATCGGCCTGACCGGCGGTGCCTTCTACAACCACTTCCCGTCCAAGGACGACCTGTTTACCGAGGTGGTACGCCAGGAGCTGAGCAACAGCCCCCTGATACGCCTGGCCTGCCAGGGCGCCAACCGCGAACGCCTTGGCCGCTGCCTGCAGCAGTACCTGAGCCTGGCCCACCTGCGCAATGCCGAAGGTGGATGCCCATTGCCGCCGTTGGGTGTGGAAATCGCCCGGGCCGACACACCGGTGCGTGAAGTGGCGGAGCACTGGCTGGTAGAACTGCACCAGGCCTGGAGCACAACCCTGGAGGATGAGCAACTGGCCTGGGTGCTGATCAGCCAGTGCGTAGGGGCATTGCTGGTCGGGCGCATGCTGGCCAGTGAAAGCGTGCAAGCGCAAGTACTGGGCGCCAGCCGCCAGTTTGTCGAACAGGCCCTGCATGAGGCGGATTAG
- a CDS encoding SDR family NAD(P)-dependent oxidoreductase, producing MSEQQKVVLVIGAGDATGGEIAKRFAREGYIACVTRRQADKLQPLLEEIQAAGGRAYGFGSDARKEEEVAALVETIERDIGPIEAFVFNIGANVPCSILEETPRKYFKIWEMACFAGFLTAQAVARRMVQRERGTLLFTGATAGTRGAAGFAAFAGAKHGLRALAQSMARELGPRNIHVAHVVVDGAIDTAFIRDSFPERYALKDQDGILDPAHIADSYWFLHAQPRDAWTFELDLRPWMERW from the coding sequence ATGTCAGAACAACAAAAAGTCGTGCTGGTGATCGGGGCGGGCGACGCCACTGGGGGCGAAATCGCCAAGCGCTTTGCGCGTGAGGGTTACATTGCCTGCGTAACCCGGCGCCAGGCCGACAAACTGCAGCCGCTGCTGGAGGAAATACAGGCCGCTGGCGGCCGGGCCTACGGTTTTGGCTCTGATGCGCGCAAGGAAGAGGAGGTGGCCGCGCTGGTGGAGACTATCGAGCGTGATATAGGCCCGATTGAGGCATTTGTCTTCAATATCGGTGCGAATGTACCGTGCAGCATCCTCGAGGAAACCCCGCGCAAGTACTTCAAGATCTGGGAAATGGCCTGCTTTGCCGGTTTCCTCACCGCGCAGGCGGTGGCCCGGCGCATGGTTCAGCGTGAGCGTGGCACCCTCCTGTTCACCGGTGCTACAGCCGGCACTCGCGGTGCAGCCGGTTTTGCCGCTTTCGCCGGGGCCAAGCATGGCTTGCGTGCCTTGGCACAGAGCATGGCGCGCGAGTTGGGGCCACGCAACATCCATGTCGCCCATGTGGTGGTGGACGGTGCCATCGACACGGCCTTCATCCGCGACAGCTTCCCCGAGCGCTATGCCCTCAAGGACCAGGATGGCATCCTTGACCCGGCGCACATTGCCGACAGTTACTGGTTCCTGCACGCCCAGCCCCGCGACGCCTGGACCTTCGAGCTGGACCTGCGCCCCTGGATGGAACGCTGGTAA
- a CDS encoding 2-hydroxychromene-2-carboxylate isomerase produces the protein MHTSVDFFFDLGSPASYLAWTQLPNLCARQGAALHYRPMLLGGVFQATGNASPAMIPAKGRYMFTDLARFAERYGVPFGMPPGFPVNTLTLMRGVTGTQLHSPDRFEALLTVLFTGLWVQRRNLSDSAVLNETLAQAGFDPQVFHALAADSEVKAALKQATEAAVARGVFGAPTCFVGDGMFFGQDRLDFVEEALRQSANSLSS, from the coding sequence ATGCACACGTCTGTCGATTTCTTTTTTGACCTGGGCAGCCCAGCCAGCTACCTGGCCTGGACCCAACTGCCGAACCTGTGCGCCCGCCAGGGGGCCGCGCTGCACTACCGGCCAATGCTGCTTGGCGGGGTTTTCCAGGCTACCGGCAATGCTTCGCCGGCCATGATCCCGGCCAAAGGGCGCTACATGTTCACCGACCTGGCCCGCTTTGCCGAACGCTATGGAGTGCCGTTCGGGATGCCGCCGGGCTTCCCGGTCAATACCCTGACTTTGATGCGTGGCGTGACGGGTACCCAGTTGCATTCACCGGATCGGTTCGAGGCATTGCTAACGGTGCTGTTCACCGGGCTGTGGGTACAGCGCCGCAACCTGAGCGACAGCGCTGTGCTGAATGAAACACTCGCGCAGGCAGGCTTCGACCCGCAGGTTTTTCATGCCCTGGCCGCTGACAGCGAAGTAAAAGCCGCGCTAAAGCAGGCGACCGAGGCCGCTGTGGCGCGCGGGGTGTTTGGCGCGCCCACCTGTTTTGTCGGTGATGGGATGTTCTTCGGCCAGGACCGCCTGGACTTTGTCGAGGAGGCGCTGCGTCAGAGCGCCAACAGCCTCTCCAGCTGA
- a CDS encoding cupin domain-containing protein, which translates to MDTGTRLKLVRERNNLSQRELARRSGLTNSTISQIEQNRVSPSVSSLKKLLEGIPMSLAEFFSFDEPVREERYVFRGGEQPDLGRNGLRMLLVGASVEGRQMRMLRELYAPGADSGEPIVHAEGEECGLVTRGTVELWVDGQVSVLNSGDGYYIPTTLPHSFKNIGPDEAEIISANTPANF; encoded by the coding sequence ATGGACACGGGGACGCGACTCAAACTGGTGCGTGAACGCAACAACCTCTCCCAACGGGAATTGGCCCGCCGCAGCGGGCTGACCAATTCGACGATCTCGCAGATCGAGCAGAATCGCGTCAGCCCTTCGGTCAGCTCCCTGAAAAAACTGCTCGAGGGCATTCCCATGAGCCTGGCGGAGTTTTTCAGCTTCGACGAGCCGGTGCGTGAGGAACGCTACGTATTCCGTGGTGGCGAACAACCCGACCTGGGCCGCAATGGCCTGCGCATGCTGCTGGTCGGCGCCAGCGTCGAAGGCCGGCAGATGCGCATGCTGCGTGAGCTGTACGCACCCGGCGCCGACTCTGGCGAGCCGATCGTGCATGCTGAAGGCGAAGAATGCGGGCTGGTCACCCGTGGTACCGTCGAGCTGTGGGTCGACGGCCAGGTCAGCGTGCTCAACTCGGGCGACGGTTACTACATCCCCACGACCCTGCCGCACAGTTTCAAGAACATCGGCCCGGATGAGGCCGAGATCATCAGCGCCAACACGCCGGCGAATTTCTGA